In Lathyrus oleraceus cultivar Zhongwan6 chromosome 2, CAAS_Psat_ZW6_1.0, whole genome shotgun sequence, the DNA window GATGATAAAATGAATTCGTCTTGTTATAGTTGTCctttttctttgtattttttgTGGAACAGACTAAGATTTTAGACCTATAATTTTCAATATATTCAGCTCGTCCGGTCTCATTAGACTCACCCATAATAATGTCCGTTATGTCCGTTCTGTTTTTTTTCCGACCTTTTGTGAAAATATCTAAGTGATCTAAATGAGACGGAAATGTATCTTTGTCATCCCTATATAATAATATAGATTTATTAATGACTTTGCTTTCGAAAATGATTTGTATAAAGTAAAATTGGCTTTTCACAACACTTGTTTAGGCGATAGAAAATCTTTTGTAATAAAAATTCTCTTGAGAGCATGATTTGTATGTTTGGAAGGAGAGGTAATATGTATATGAAAACATTCATCGAGTTACTTGGTGTTAGAACTATACACACTTAGAAGAAAGAAATTTGTTTGTATTACACTTTACATTCACATTCATTTCTTGTCTACATTTATTAATCAATCAATGATGATCCAGCAACATAACCaacttaattatttatttttatagtAAGTAATTTAACAAACACCTTCTAGATTTGAATTACACATTCATTCTTAATTATATTAAGCACGCTTCATATATATTTGAATTTTTCAATTTGAGTGACTTGGTTAGAATATTTGGTAGTTGATCCTTGGTTTTTGTAGTATGTTAACACGATCTTTTCCTTACTTATTTGATCTCTATGAAAATGAAATTTGATTTCAATGTATTTACTTCTTATGAACTCTGAGATTCTTTGCAAGATTAATTATTATATTGTCTACCATTAATTCTACTTCTTTGTTTGCCTATTTTCATCTCAATCAATAAAGATTGAAACCATGCTCTCTTACAAGATGCCAAGATTGAGATATACTCAACCTCCAAGAAAACAAATCCACAACTTCATCGATAATGTTCATAGTATTTAATCTTTTGTTTAATTAATTATCAAACACTTTTTGTATGACTCAATTGATAGTAACTTGTCTATAAATATTGAACTTGTTCATTTTATTCAAGACACAAAATCAATCAACAAATTATCACGACCTTGTCAACTAAGTAATTGCTGCTTCTGAGTTTCCACCTAAACTTAGTTTCATAAATGGCGACTCAGGTTCTTCAAGAAGTTTCTGCTCAAACAACACATAATCAACCGCCTGGGCCAATTTCTTGTCGTCTAGAACATTATGGAAACAACCTCTTCTCTTAGCATCAAGAACCACATTTCTCCAAACAGAATCGCTATTGATTAAAGTAGATGCATTTCCTAATATCCAAAGACAATATCTACACGAAAGGAATTTAGTTTTCAGTAATCATAATTATTGAAGCAGCATATAACAGAATGGAAATAATATATAACATACCTAGCTCTAGTTATAGCCACATTTGTTCTTTGTCTGTTTGAAAGAAAACCTACATTACCACTCCCATTAGATCTCACAGTAGAGATTATTATAATATCTTCTTCACCGCCTTGGAAACCATCCACAGAACGAACATTAACAGAGAAGCCGGAATTAGAAGCCCAAGTGTACTGCTTAACTTTCTCTTGGATTTCAGAAACTTGAGCATTATATGGAGATATTATTCCTATGCTAACTTTCTTCTTTGTCCTCATGAACTCTGCaagaacaaaaacaaaaatttataATTCATAGAGGGTGAAGATTTCTTATTCAATGGAATACAGATTAAAAGTTTTAAAGAAAAGAGAAATTGACCTTTGTTAAGGCTTTTAATAATCTCCGAAATAACAGCAACCTCAACCATGTTCTTTAGACTTTGTCCTTGTCCATGTTTTTCTTTACCCTTAGCTATGTTAATAAAAGAATAAGGACCATACATTTCTCGTTTAAGGAAGAGCTTGTTATAGCTTTCTTCCCTGACAACAGGAGCATCAAAAAGCTTTTCATCATAGAACTCTTTGCATGGGAACAAGCTGATGGAAGGATGCATTCTGTATTGAACATTAAGCATATGCCTCTTGTATCCTAAAattaccaacctctcaaacataCTTCGTCCAAATTCACACTTATCTGCAATCTGCAAATGtatattatttttaaacaaattaGACAGAATCTTcaaaaaaaaatgtgaaaaatcAACAATTACATGCAATGATAAAGTACCTTGCTTTTTACCAATGCAGGAAGTTGTCGCTCGTCGCCTATCAAGATGCAATGGCGGAGACCTGTCAGCTGTAATGGAATTGTTGATTCACATTCTTTCAGCTGCGCGGCTTCATCAATTACCAAGAATTCCACTGGTTTCACCATTGCTGAGTAGTGCATTTTAACAGAACTTGATGCAGTGCACAAAATTAGACAAGCATTCGACAAGCAAAAATCTCCTACCTCAACTCTCGTGTTACCTCCCTCGTCAAATTTAGGAATGGAAACTGTGCGAGAAAGTGAAAATAATATGCTAAGGCACTCGTCTCTTCTGACATATAATGTTTGAAAGTAAGCAGCAATGCTTCCATCTTTATTACTCTTGAATTTTACTTGCCGCATGGAAATTTCAATAGACTTTAGCAAATCAAGAGCTTGAAGCATTTTTTTCACCGCTTCGAGAGAAATGCAAGATTTTGGCATGTGCGTGTATAAGGTTTGCATCAAGAACTTGAGCTTCTTTGTTTGTTCACCAAATCTCCACCTGTATGAAGACACTTCCTTGCGTTTTTTTTTCTTAGACAATTCCTCCATGGATTTGAGCAACCGTATCATGGATCGCAAGTTAGTCTTCCATCCAGTATTTGGATCAAAGCACTGCATGAGATTCTCGACCCGGTTATCAAGAAAGATATCTTCAAGGCCTGGATGAGAACTTAATTTCATCCTCTTACTATTGCCAAATAGCACAATGTCGCCCAAACCATATCTATCATGCTCAAGTGAATCCATAACTAACCCATGCAAACGAATTGCAACTTGCAACACTGCAGTATTAGTTGGAGCACAAGTCAATGTTCTGGTTTTTGACGTGAGTAGTGAAAATAGCAAGCATGCAACTGTCTTTGTTTTTCCTGTCCCTGGAGGCCCCCATATAAGTTTGATATCTGCGTGATTGCAATTCATCATATCAACACTGCTCAAAACAGCATCTTGTTGACATTCATTCAGTTTCTGAGAACGAATTATCATGTTTTCTTCGATGAATGAAGCTTGACTATTTTCTTCCGAAAGGCAATTTTGACAGTTTTCTCCACTCTGAAATACAAAACAAGCATTAAACAGATTGCACATTTAACTGCAAAAATTGTTTTACTCAGTAATTTCACATGCATGGAAGCTAAACATCATCGATTTTGTATGTTAGCATTCAACAGTATGATGTATATCAAATGAAGGAAAAGCTCATTCAGGTAAAAAGACTAATCTTACAATCAATTGCGGTCCCAACACAGATTTAATGATGTTGAGGTGTTCACCCTCTGGGCGCAAATTCAGTGCGTTTGAAATGCGAATATTTGTTGTCATGTTAATAAGGTAAACCGCATACAGTTTCTGCTGATTGTTATtccaaaaatcattttcaataTCCACCTTCATGCATTTGGATGAATGAACTGAGATTGTATGGGAAAGTTGATTTTTTGCCCCAACAACATAGGCAATATGGTAGggacttttgagtgtgttcaAGTCATCTAAACTCTTGGGTCTAATGTTTGTGAAAGCAATGAGATCTCCACTTCCAGGTTCATAATTCCCACCATCTCCACTGTCAATTGTACTCTTCAACTGTAATCTATGATGGAACTGTTTGAATTGATTTTGAGCTTTGGGAAGTTTCAATTGCCTGGTGCTCACAACTTTCTTGATTTCACAGAAAGGAGCTCTTGACACACCAGTAAAGCTTGAAGATAAATCAGCACGTGTTTCCTCAAACAATAGAGGAATGAAATAGTTCTTGTAATCTGTTGGTGACTTAAACGTCTCTGGAATCTTGTGAACCTGGCAGAACATATGCTTTCCCAATGTTAGAACATGCAAGAGTAGTATAATTGAGAATATAGAGTCGATAAATGGAAGAAAGGGAAATGGTAGAACAGTGGAATTTTCCATCGTTGAATCTCAGAAgtaaaaataacatttttttgTGTTAATATAGTTATATCAAAGTGCACTTTTCATTGTGAGTGTTGAATAAATAGGATAACAGAAACCTTGTCTTTGTAAAGATTTTCTTTAAGAACATCATCCATGGGCCATGAGAGTACAACATCTAAAAGCCTGACAGGTTTAAGATCCTTTCCACTTGCATCACTAGTCGACTTCATCTTTTGCTCTTTTTCAACTCTATAGCAATCATTGAGAGAGAAAATTAGTATGTTATTTCAACTATTCAAGTGCACATGATCAAACTGAAAAGATAAAGACAAGAAGAAAATTTGGAGGGAGAAAACTAGGATGATCACTACCGTATATGCTAGAATATGAGAGGTTAGAGGCTTAGAGCTTCGAGCATGATGGATGAGAAATTTTGGAGATCTATTTAATATATAGATAATTTCAGTGATGCCAACGGGAGAGAAATTTACTTCATTTATGTTATTGATAAATGGAAGCTGTGTTTAATTATAGGAAAACTAATCATTTTAATTATGGCGCCTGAAGATGGTTTCATAGGAAATGACAAGATATAGAAGATATAGGATGCATTGTCTTCTCGACTTCTACAACTTCTTTTCATTTTTATGCACGAACGTATGGTTCATATAAGTATAGCATCACATTTAATGAAAGGGAGACACTTATTTTAATCACGTTTTCAACTAGGTACACCTAAGAATATTGTTTGGATATTATGGGATGAAATGGAATGCAACGAAGATTTTGTTAGATACTCCGTCTATTTCatattatatgtaaatttcatATTTTTAGATTGATTAAATAATTGATGGATCTGGTTTATATATAGATCAGATACATCAACTATTTAATAAATCTAAAAAGGTAAAGCTTGCTTATAATAATATGGGACGGGGGAGTGTTTGTGATTGATGGTGGATAGTGCATAACTAGAAAAAATAAGGTGTTGATGAAGATTAAACTTAAAAAATTCAAAGTGTGTGAATTCATACTCACTACTACGgaaaacacatataatgacggTTGCGAATCACATATAATGACGGTTTCACGTCTGTTGTTATGTAGCGTATGATTGTATGTATATTGGTTTCCACGACGGACGAGTGACCGTGATTATAAGTTAGGTAGCGTGCTACTTATAACAACGGTTAAAGCAAGCAACCGTTGTGAAATAATTTATTGATCCTGGGTTCGAATCCCACCAAAGTTATATGTTCCAACTGTGGTGGTACGTGGAAGaatttattataaaatatgaGATTGTTTGTGTTTCTCTACCCCAAATTAACCATATACAACcattcaaatatatttttgagaTAATAAACAAAATAATTTAATTATTCTTGAAAAAGAACTTAAATGATCCAATGTTTATCGAATTGCATGCATCTTGTAATTCATGATTTCCCCATTAACCTATATAATTTGATTCAATCCCAAATTCTTCAAAGTAAAGATAATGAATGGATGTCTTCTAAGTCTTTCACATAAAACCTgattttctctattttttctAGTTTATGCAAACATCAAATTTTGTGTGAAAGACTCAGACAGGAACCCACTTATCATCATTGTTTTAAAGAATTTATAGCATTGAATCAAATTCTATAGGCTAAAAAGAAAATTGTGAATTACAAGATGCATGCAATTAAATAAACATTGAATCGTCAAAGTTATTTTacaagaataatttaattttttaattatcatCTAAAAAATCTATTTAAATGAATGCAAATTCAAtgaggggttagtgaaacaagcAATCACATATGATATAACAAACTCCCTAACAATATTTATCAACaaaaatatcaattaattaaCATAGATTAAGAGAACTTGATAACTAATGGTTCCTGAAAGTTATGAAGAGGATAAAGTAGAAGGGAGAGTAAAAAACATGTGTTCACTATGGGAATATTATATGAAAGACTCATATAATATTTCCACAGCAAACATAAGTTCATTCTTAAATCCATGTTCACACAACCATCTGCATCAGCGATAAGTAAAGAAACATAACCACTTGCTAGCTACAACATCAACCATAATATTTATCAACAACAAGCATACCTTTAATTGAAAAAATTCATTGAAAAGAGTATGAAAAATACGACCTTGTATCACATAACCTTTTCACGAGAATTTAAGAGTGAAGCTCTTTAACTCTATGAAGCGATTCCACTTCATTCTCCTATAGGTAAACTATTTCAGAAATGCACCGTTAATTATATTTTCTAGCAAATATATGATATATGTCTATTAAGAGACAAACCTCATCCTACCATATTTATTCTTATGGTCCAAATACTTTTACTCCTTGAGATGTATCTTTTGTCAAATACTTCAATCACTCTAATAATGTACTTTCATCATTAAACTCAATACTTGATATTAATCGAGTGTGAGTTGAGTTTCTATTATTGATGATTAATAAGATATGAACTTGTATCGCATCCCTACACGATACCTTCAACATTGTATCCTTGTCAATCATTTTGTCAAATAATTGCAAGATAGCTCAATTTTATGAATTTTGAATATTCAAACACAGACATAGATatatcttttatttattttttgatAGTTTAACCAACCATCACACAACAATGAAAATGTAGTCATTCAATTACTTTTTCTCTTATAGTAACATTTTAAATCATTAAACATTTATTATTAAATCATTTAATAACAAACAGTATGATTTAAAGTTTGACTTTTCTTTCAATATTCACACAACATATTAATACAATAAGCATGTAAAACAACCATGATAAACGTGATTATCAAATTTTTATATCTGCAataatcatgatcattcaataTTTTATCAGATTCAATATTTTATCATACATTCAATCATGTAAATTATAAAAACATATCAAAATTAAATCTAAACAGGTAGATTAATTTAATTCTCTTAAATAGACTTTTATCATTTACATGACATATGAAACATACATGCATATACTTGAAATTTATTATACAACTATCAATCATTATATTTTAAATCTAAATGACTTAAGATTGAATTTTAAATCATAGCACTTAAATAGatttaataaaataaagaaaataatattTTCCATTTGAAATATAAATCAAATGACATTAGTCCAAAACATATTAAATTCAATATATTTATATTTGTTCATGTAACAAATTTTATTAAAGGAAAATTCAATATTTTAtaattaatatttattaaaatattaaCAATCAAATTTCATTTTAAATTTCTTTGTCAGTAAATATAAATCTCACTCTCATATAAATATACCACACAAAAATTATACAAACCAAATAAAACCACATTACAAAACACAAacttaatttaaaaaaatttcGTACACATTCTTAAAAGTGAGTAATATCTAGAAGTTACATCTTTGAAACAAGATAATTCTTTCGTGTAATTGAGCTCTTCTTTTTTTGTTCATCTTTTTCAATAACCTACATTCACTTTTAAAATATTCAGGTTTGCCACAATGGAAGATGCTTTCCTTCTTTCTTTATTTTCCTTTGTCCATTTCCATTATTGTCATGAACATCTTCACCATGTATTTCCATATTACCATTAGACCTTTTAGATTTTCTAGCTTCCAAAACATGTATTTTCTCATGAGGAAATTGGTAGTTAGCATTTTTTTTTACGATACTCTTCTTCTAATTGAATGTGATTACCCACTTGCTCAAGAGATATATCCTCCTTTTCTTATGTTTCCGGATCCTTTTTATATCCTTCCACGAAAGTGAAAGTTTGTCTATTATGGAAGACACAACAATGGTTTTGTCCATGTGCATTTTGTGTTGTTTGTAATTATTGAGAATACGTTCAATTTCATGCAATTATTCTATAACAGGTATATTATCTACTATTTTATAGTTATTGAAATGGGAAACAAGAAATTTCTTACCTGTAGCATCTTCTTGCATGTACCTTAACTCTTATTTATCACATATATCTTTTGCAGATTGACTGCTTTGATAAATATCGAACAAAGCCTTTAACATACCGTTGAGAGTATGGCTCGTGAAAATGTAAACATCATTATTCCATTTTTCCTCTCTCTTATTTCAACAATTGTTTCTTCTTCCCTTTCTACTAGTCTTGTTGTATTCAAAATAAATACCACTTTCAAAGTTGTAAGCAAGAATTTCAGCTTTTTTTGCCAACGGATAAAGTCTCCTCCATCAAACTTATCCAATTTCACAAAATCAGATGTAATTTCTTTGAGTAACGTTGCAATTGTTTAAGTAAGAAATTGAACCTAAAGATTGTTGGATATTTGTGATTGTTGGTGGATGTTGCAGCACTAGAATAAAGAAGTGTTAGGTGAATGCGGAAGTAGAAAAATAGtctagaggggggtgaatagaccCAAAATAAAAAAACACAATCGTCGTTTTCCAAAATCAGAGTATTTTCAAAATGAGTTGTGCGTGAATGATTTGAAACAAAAATGAAAATTATAAATTGATTATGATCAAGCAAACACACAGTTCGTTTCACAAATATCCAAGATTATAGACAATGAAACGTTTGGTATGAATTGATTCAAGTTGTATAGTCACAAGAAGTATACACAATTGATTCAATGTGGAATACTAAATTCAATTCGTTTTTAGATTTATCAATCTCAATACTAGCTTGACTAGTTGTTCAATTCTAACAAAGCATAAGCTTTATGTAATTAATCGCTATCAACAACAAAACGATATAATACGACGGAATTGAAAAACCTAGCATGCAATCATTACAAAGTATAAATGCAAAAGTATAGTTAGAGAGATGACGACGAGATTTATAGTGCGTGTAACGCCCTAACTTTTAATTAGCgcattttaattgtttattcGTGTTATCATGGATTATATTGAATTTGGTTGTTTTTGGAGCGTATGGGTAATTTGGTAATTTTCTAAATTACCATGATTGAGAGATGGTGAAATAATATTATTTGAATTACCACAgataattaataatattaattatttggtaataaaataaaataacagGAAATGGAGAATCCtgattaaataattatttaagttgactatttatttaatttaaatatttatttgattaaaataattatttaattgaataaataAGAGAATCGGTCATTTTTGTGAATAATGGAGAGTAGGAGGTAGAAACAAAGAGATTTAGATTTAATTGGGGAAAAAGTTAGATTTTGAAAAGTAAGGTCATATAAATATTAAAAAGTGGGAGAGATTAGGTTAGAATGCAATCTGACGGAACTTGAAAGGAGGTTGAGAGAATTCTAGGAAAAAATGCAAGGTTTGGGAGCAAAGATTCAAAGAAATTCTAGGAGAATCAACCGTACTGCAAATCCGAGGTAGGGGGGATTGTCTACTCTTGGGTGATTCCAGGCTTGCAGGATAGTGGGGGTTCATTACCCTCCTATCAACACCTTATGGATTGATATATGTTTCCCTTGTTTTTCCTTTATGCGATGAATAAGCTACATGTTTTCTTAACTATTTTGGAAGTATGTTGAAATGAGTGTTTTTATGTGTTTGCTCTAAGACCCTAATAGGGGATTTGGGATAAATACCCCCAGGTCTCTATAAGTTACGATTGGATACGATAACCTTGTATTATGATCTTATTGTATGATTATATGTTTCTTTGTTGGTTGGTTTCTATTGAGTTGGGACTTTGCCCCCGGGGATTCGAACGACCCTGTTTGGGTCGTTTGATTACCCAAATGTGTGATATTGAGAACTTTGACATGTTTCCCTAAATTTTTCTTAGtcaattatttttttttttacaaaattagaagaaatttaatttttaagttaTTTTATGAAAAAACACTTTTTGGTAGAAACTTCAAATTGGAAAAACTTTTTCTTTGAAAAACAG includes these proteins:
- the LOC127122113 gene encoding helicase sen1 encodes the protein MFCQVHKIPETFKSPTDYKNYFIPLLFEETRADLSSSFTGVSRAPFCEIKKVVSTRQLKLPKAQNQFKQFHHRLQLKSTIDSGDGGNYEPGSGDLIAFTNIRPKSLDDLNTLKSPYHIAYVVGAKNQLSHTISVHSSKCMKVDIENDFWNNNQQKLYAVYLINMTTNIRISNALNLRPEGEHLNIIKSVLGPQLISGENCQNCLSEENSQASFIEENMIIRSQKLNECQQDAVLSSVDMMNCNHADIKLIWGPPGTGKTKTVACLLFSLLTSKTRTLTCAPTNTAVLQVAIRLHGLVMDSLEHDRYGLGDIVLFGNSKRMKLSSHPGLEDIFLDNRVENLMQCFDPNTGWKTNLRSMIRLLKSMEELSKKKKRKEVSSYRWRFGEQTKKLKFLMQTLYTHMPKSCISLEAVKKMLQALDLLKSIEISMRQVKFKSNKDGSIAAYFQTLYVRRDECLSILFSLSRTVSIPKFDEGGNTRVEVGDFCLSNACLILCTASSSVKMHYSAMVKPVEFLVIDEAAQLKECESTIPLQLTGLRHCILIGDERQLPALVKSKIADKCEFGRSMFERLVILGYKRHMLNVQYRMHPSISLFPCKEFYDEKLFDAPVVREESYNKLFLKREMYGPYSFINIAKGKEKHGQGQSLKNMVEVAVISEIIKSLNKEFMRTKKKVSIGIISPYNAQVSEIQEKVKQYTWASNSGFSVNVRSVDGFQGGEEDIIIISTVRSNGSGNVGFLSNRQRTNVAITRARYCLWILGNASTLINSDSVWRNVVLDAKRRGCFHNVLDDKKLAQAVDYVLFEQKLLEEPESPFMKLSLGGNSEAAIT